A stretch of Labrus mixtus chromosome 7, fLabMix1.1, whole genome shotgun sequence DNA encodes these proteins:
- the LOC132977733 gene encoding protein transport protein Sec61 subunit alpha-like 1 has protein sequence MGIKFLEVIKPFCAVLPEIQKPERKIQFREKVLWTAITLFIFLVCCQIPLFGIMSSDSADPFYWMRVILASNRGTLMELGISPIVTSGLIMQLLAGAKIIEVGDTPKDRALFNGAQKLFGMIITIGQAIVYVMTGMYGDPSEMGAGICLLIIIQLFVAGMIVLLLDELLQKGYGLGSGISLFIATNICETIVWKAFSPTTVNTGRGTEFEGAIIALFHLLATRTDKVRALREAFYRQNLPNLMNLISTVFVFAVVIYFQGFRVDLPIKSARYRGQYNTYPIKLFYTSNIPIILQSALVSNLYVISQMLSTRFSGNFLVNLLGTWSDTSSGGPARAYPVAGLCYYLSPPESFGSVLDDPVHAVIYIVFMLGSCAFFSKTWIEVSGSSAKDVAKQLKEQQMVMRGHRETSMVHELNRYIPTAAAFGGLCIGGLSVMADFLGAIGSGTGILLAVTIIYQYFEIFVKEQSEVGSMGALLF, from the exons ATGGGCA TCAAATTCTTGGAGGTAATAAAGCCATTCTGTGCAGTGCTGCCAGAAATCCAAAAACCCGAGAGAAAG ATCCAGTTCAGGGAGAAAGTACTATGGACTGCCATCACTCTTTTCATCTTCCTGGTGTGTTGCCAG ATCCCCCTCTTTGGCATAATGTCATCAGACTCTGCGGATCCATTCTACTGGATGAGAGTAATCCTGGCCTCAAACAGAG GTACCCTGATGGAGCTGGGTATCTCCCCTATCGTCACCTCAGGCCTGATAATGCAGCTGCTGGCTGGAGCTAAGATCATTGAAGTTGGAGACACACCAAAGGACAGAGCCCTCTTCAATGGAGCTCAGAAAT tgtttggaATGATCATCACCATCGGCCAGGCAATTGTATACGTAATGACCGGCATGTATGGAGACCCCTCAGAGATGGGTGCAGGAATCTGTCTGCTCATCATCATTCAA CTCTTTGTGGCTGGGATGATTGTTCTGCTGCTGGATGAATTGCTCCAGAAGGGCTATGGTCTTGGTTCAGGGATTTCACTCTTTATTGCCACCAACATCTGTGAGACGATTGTTTGGAAGGCCTTCAGCCCCACAACAGTGAACACTGGAAGAG GTACGGAGTTTGAGGGAGCAATCATTGCCCTTTTCCACCTGCTGGCCACTCGCACAGACAAAGTGCGTGCTTTGAGAGAGGCCTTCTACAGACAGAACCTGCCCAACCTCATGAATCTTATTTCCACTGTGTTCGTCTTTGCTGTAGTGATATACTTTCAG GGATTCAGGGTGGATCTGCCCATCAAGTCAGCACGTTACCGTGGCCAATATAACACCTACCCCATCAAGCTCTTCTACACCTCCAACATCCCCATCATCCTCCAGTCTGCTCTGGTCTCCAACTTGTATGTTATCTCCCAGATGCTTTCGACACGCTTCAGTGGCAACTTCCTGGTTAATCTGCTTGGTACCTGGTCT GACACATCGTCAGGTGGTCCGGCCCGTGCCTACCCTGTAGCTGGACTTTGCTACTACCTCTCTCCCCCTGAGTCGTTTGGCTCAGTTTTGGATGACCCGGTCCACGCAGTCATCTACATTGTCTTCATGCTCGGATCATGTGCCTTTTTCTCCAAAACCTGGATTGAAGTTTCAGGCTCCTCTGCTAAAGAT GTGGCCAAACAGCTGAAGGAACAGCAGATGGTGATGAGGGGACACAGAGAAACCTCAATGGTTCATGAACTGAACAG GTACATTCCTACAGCTGCTGCCTTCGGTGGACTGTGTATAGGTGGACTATCAGTAATGGCTGACTTCCTTGGAGCCATTGGCTCTGGCACTGGTATCCTGCTGGCTGTCACCATCATCTATCAGTACTTTGAGATCTTTGTGAAAGAACAGAGTGAAGTAGGCAGCATGGGGGCCCTgctcttctaa
- the LOC132977734 gene encoding mitochondrial intermembrane space import and assembly protein 40-B-like isoform X2 produces MSSLRQEGKDRIIFVTKEDHATPSNAELVEEDPNDPYEERGLILPSGEINWNCPCLGGMASGPCGTEFKEAFSCFHYSKEEVKGSDCLDQFRSMQGCMQRYPELYPQEDEKESREKDQTSQDSASAETSGANSTSDIEKDSNTTQPNKEGAVES; encoded by the exons ATGAGCTCGCTCAGGCAGGAAG GTAAAGACAGAATCATCTTTGTTACCAAAGAGGATCATGCAACACCCAGCAATGCTGAGCTTGTAGAGGAGGATCCTAATGACCCATACGAGGAGCGAG GTCTGATTCTTCCCAGTGGGGAAATCAACTGGAACTGCCCCTGCCTGGGTGGGATGGCCAGTGGTCCCTGTGGGACTGAATTTAAGGAGGCCTTCTCCTGTTTTCACTATAgtaaggaggaggtgaagggcTCTGATTGTTTGGATCAGTTCAGGTCCATGCAGGGGTGTATGCAGCGTTACCCAGAGCTCTACCCACAGGAGGATGAGAAAGAGTCAAGAGAAAAAGACCAGACATCACAAGACTCCGCATCCGCAGAAACATCAGGTGCAAACTCGACATCTGACATTGAAAAAGACTCCAACACCACACAACCCAACAAAGAGGGTGCAGTGGAAAGCTAA
- the LOC132977734 gene encoding mitochondrial intermembrane space import and assembly protein 40-B-like isoform X1 — protein MKHISQNDSLQGKDRIIFVTKEDHATPSNAELVEEDPNDPYEERGLILPSGEINWNCPCLGGMASGPCGTEFKEAFSCFHYSKEEVKGSDCLDQFRSMQGCMQRYPELYPQEDEKESREKDQTSQDSASAETSGANSTSDIEKDSNTTQPNKEGAVES, from the exons ATGAAGCATATATCTCAGAATGACTCACTCCAAG GTAAAGACAGAATCATCTTTGTTACCAAAGAGGATCATGCAACACCCAGCAATGCTGAGCTTGTAGAGGAGGATCCTAATGACCCATACGAGGAGCGAG GTCTGATTCTTCCCAGTGGGGAAATCAACTGGAACTGCCCCTGCCTGGGTGGGATGGCCAGTGGTCCCTGTGGGACTGAATTTAAGGAGGCCTTCTCCTGTTTTCACTATAgtaaggaggaggtgaagggcTCTGATTGTTTGGATCAGTTCAGGTCCATGCAGGGGTGTATGCAGCGTTACCCAGAGCTCTACCCACAGGAGGATGAGAAAGAGTCAAGAGAAAAAGACCAGACATCACAAGACTCCGCATCCGCAGAAACATCAGGTGCAAACTCGACATCTGACATTGAAAAAGACTCCAACACCACACAACCCAACAAAGAGGGTGCAGTGGAAAGCTAA
- the uroc1 gene encoding urocanate hydratase, translating into MSSLKEICGGLPLDPLPSNRGRDPNVPHAPIRTPKLTAEEERLALKNALRYFSPSHHSTLAPEFAQELRQYGHIYMYRFCPTIRMRAYPIDQYPCRSRQAASIMLMIMNNLDPAVAQFPQELVTYGGNGQVFSNWAQFRLVMHYLSEMTDEQTLVMYSGHPMGLFPSLPSSPRAIITNGMVIPNYSSKEQYEKMFALGVSMYGQMTAGSYCYIGPQGIVHGTMLTVLNAGRRYLGSGDLSGCVFVTSGLGGMSGAQAKAAVIAGCVGVVAEVDEAPLRKRHEQGWLMEVTSNTEHCIKRIREAKSSKTALSLGYHGNIVDLWERLLLEYERTGELLVDLGSDQTSLHNPYNGGYYPVQLSFRQANQLMATDPKRFRTTVQESLCRHIRAINKLSDAGMFFWDYGNAFLLEAQRAGADVGKVGGGPTEFRYPSYVQDIMGDIFSLGFGPFRWVCTSGDPQDLAVTDNIAATVLEEMSANVTDRVRQQYDDNIHWIREAGKHKMVVGSQARILYSDQKGRVSIALAINQAIADGRVSAPVVISRDHHDVSGTDSPFRETSNVYDGSAFCADMAVQNFVGDAFRGATWVALHNGGGVGWGEVMNGGFGLLLDGSDEAGKRARLMLNWDVSNGVARRCWSGNSNAYETIQRTMEDNRQLRVTMPFPVQDEHILDRALQG; encoded by the exons ATGTCTTCTTTAAAGGAGATATGCGGCGGTCTCCCGTTGGACCCTCTGCCCTCTAACCGGGGAAGAGACCCCAATGTGCCGCATGCACCCATCAGGACCCCCAAACTTACAGCAGAGGAGGAACGG TTGGCACTGAAAAATGCCCTGCGGTATTTCAGCCCGTCACACCATTCAACGCTCGCACCTGAATTTGCTCAAGAGTTGCGGCAGTACGGCCACATCTACATGTACCGCTTCTGCCCCACAATACGCATGAG aGCTTACCCCATTGATCAGTATCCATGCCGTTCACGTCAGGCAGCCTCCATCATGCTAATGATCATGAACAACCTGGACCCTGCTGTTGCTCAG TTCCCCCAGGAGCTCGTCACATACGGAGGGAACGGACAGGTGTTCAGCAACTGGGCCCAG TTTCGCCTGGTGATGCATTACCTGAGTGAGATGACGGACGAGCAAACGCTTGTCATGTACAGCGGTCATCCCATGGGCCTGTTCCCAAGCCTGCCTTCCTCACCCCGCGCCATCATCACTAACGGCATG GTCATTCCAAACTACTCCTCCAAAGAGCAGTATGAAAAGATGTTTGCTCTCGGTGTGTCAAT GTACGGTCAAATGACAGCAGGAAGTTACTGCTACATTGGCCCTCAAGGGATTGTTCATGGCACAATg CTGACTGTGCTGAATGCTGGCCGGAGGTACCTGGGCTCAGGTGACTTGAGCGGTTGTGTCTTTGTGACCTCTGGCCTGGGGGGCATGAGTGGAGCTCAGGCTAAAGCTGCTGTTATTGCTGGTTGTGTTGGCGTGGTCGCAGAG GTGGATGAGGCTCCTCTAAGAAAGAGGCATGAGCAAGGCTGGCTGATGGAGGTCACTAGCAACACTGAGCACTGTATTAAACGCATAAG AGAAGCCAAGAGCTCCAAGACTGCCCTCAGTCtgggttaccatggcaacattgTAGACCTATG GGAGAGGCTGCTGTTAGAGTACGAGAGGACGGGGGAGTTGCTGGTGGATCTGGGTTCAGACCAGACCTCCCTGCACAACCCTTATAATGGCGGATACTACCCAGTTCAGCTCAGCTTCCGCCAAGCCAATCAGCTCATGGCAACTGATCCTAAACGTTTTCGGACCACGGTTCAGGAAAG CCTCTGTAGACACATTAGAGCTATCAACAAGCTGTCTGATGCTGGTATGTTCTTCTGGGACTACGGTAATGCGTTTCTACTAGAGGCCCAAAGAGCCG gcgcAGATGTAGGAAAAGTTGGTGGAGGACCCACAGAATTTCGTTACCCGTCTTATGTCCAGGATATTATGGG GGATATTTTCTCTTTGGGCTTTGGCCCGTTTCGCTGGGTGTGCACATCTGGGGACCCTCAAGATCTTGCTGTAACAGACAACATCGCGGCGACTGTCCTGGAGGAAATGAGTGCCAATGTTACTGATCGCGTCAGACAGCAGTATGATGACAACATACACTGGATCAGAGAGGCTGGAAAACACAAGATG GTTGTGGGATCCCAGGCCAGGATCCTTTACTCTGACCAGAAAGGAAGAGTCTCCATTGCTCTGGCTATAAACCAGGCGATCGCTGATGGAAGAGTCTCA GCTCCTGTGGTTATTAGCAGAGACCATCATGATGTCAGTGGCACAGACAGCCCCTTCAGAGAAACCTCCAATGTGTATGATGGATCAGCCTTCTGTGCAG ACATGGCGGTCCAGAACTTTGTTGGTGATGCATTCAGGGGCGCCACGTGGGTAGCTCTTCACAACGGTGGTGGTGTTGGTTG GGGCGAGGTGATGAACGGAGGCTTTGGTCTGCTGTTGGATGGCTCAGACGAGGCAGGGAAGCGAGCCAGACTGATGCTCAACTGGGACGTCTCCAATGGG GTGGCTCGTCGATGCTGGTCTGGAAACTCCAACGCCTACGAAACCATCCAGCGCACTATGGAGGACAACAGGCAGTTGCGGGTCACCATGCCATTTCCTGTTCAGGATGAGCATATACTGGACCGTGCCCTGCAAGGCTGA
- the LOC132977727 gene encoding MAP kinase-activated protein kinase 2-like isoform X2: MHHNRGEEPVNPITAQHGTARHSGSTSPGSSLVSGLTGLQPPPYPYLEFKRNAVTDDYKITAQVLGLGINGKVLECYCKKTGEKCALKILYDTPKARREVELHLRVSGGPHIVRILSLYENMHQGKKCLLIIMECMEGGELFSHIQARGDEAFTEREASEIMHDIGTAIEYLHHMDIAHRDVKPENLLYTTKESNATLKLTDFGFAKETTLYNSLQTPCYTPYYVAPEVLGPEKYDKSCDMWSLGVIMYILLCGFPPFYSNTGQAISPGMKQRIRLGQYKFPNPEWADVSEEAKQLIYQLLKTDPNERMTIGQFVNHPWISQSMIVPPTPLHTSRVLTEDKELWDDVKEEMTSALATMRVDYDQVKIKDLDMSNNPLLNKRRKRPTSGGEEGETGGDGQVVSNSDREVAFPEEHGKMSI; this comes from the exons ATGCATCACAACCGGGGGGAAGAGCCGGTAAATCCAATTACTGCGCAGCACGGGACAGCACGCCACAGTGGCTCCACCAGCCCGGGGAGCAGCCTGGTCAGTGGCCTCACCGGGCTCCAGCCCCCTCCTTACCCTTACCTCGAGTTTAAGAGAAATGCAGTGACAGATGACTATAAAATCACCGCGCAGGTTCTCGGCTTGGGAATCAATGGCAAAGTGCTGGAGTGTTATTGcaagaaaacaggagagaagTGTGCCCTcaag ATCCTGTACGATACCCCTAAAGCCAGACGGGAGGTAGAGCTGCACTTACGAGTTTCTGGAGGTCCCCACATCGTTCGAATCCTCAGTCTGTATGAGAATATGCACCAGGGGAAGAAATGTCTCCTCATTATTATGGAGTG TATGGAGGGAGGGGAGCTGTTCAGTCACATCCAGGCCAGGGGGGATGAGGCCTTCACCGAGAGAG AGGCGTCAGAGATCATGCATGACATTGGCACAGCCATAGAGTACCTGCACCACATGGACATCGCTCACAGGGATGTAAAG CCTGAAAACCTGCTTTACACCACCAAAGAAAGTAACGCTACACTAAAACTGACCGACTTTGGCTTTGCTAAGGAGACAACTCTATACAACTCCCTGCAGACTCCCTGTTACACTCCATATTATGTCG CTCCAGAGGTGCTTGGGCCAGAGAAATATGACAAGTCATGTGACATGTGGTCTCTGGGCGTAATCATGTACATTCT tcTGTGTGGGTTTCCTCCGTTctactcaaacacaggtcaggCCATCTCTCCAGGCATGAAGCAGAGGATCAGGCTGGGCCAGTACAAGTTCCCAAACCCCGAGTGGGCTGATGTCTCCGAGGAAG CGAAACAGCTCATCTATCAGCTGCTGAAGACCGACCCCAATGAGAGGATGACCATTGGACAGTTTGTGAACCATCCCTGGATCAGT CAGTCTATGATAGTCCCTCCGACGCCCCTGCACACTTCTCGAGTTTTGACCGAAGACAAGGAGCTGTGGGATGACGTAAAG GAGGAAATGACTAGTGCCCTGGCCACCATGCGAGTTGACTACGACCAGGTGAAGATCAAAGACCTGGACATGTCCAACAATCCTCTTCTcaacaagaggagaaagaggccCACGTCGGGAGGGGAagaaggagagacaggaggagacggacaagTGGTGTCTAATAGTGACAGAGAGGTTGCATTTCCTGAAGAGCATGGGAAAATGAGCATTTGA
- the LOC132977727 gene encoding MAP kinase-activated protein kinase 2-like isoform X1, with protein sequence MHHNRGEEPVNPITAQHGTARHSGSTSPGSSLVSGLTGLQPPPYPYLEFKRNAVTDDYKITAQVLGLGINGKVLECYCKKTGEKCALKILYDTPKARREVELHLRVSGGPHIVRILSLYENMHQGKKCLLIIMECMEGGELFSHIQARGDEAFTEREASEIMHDIGTAIEYLHHMDIAHRDVKPENLLYTTKESNATLKLTDFGFAKETTLYNSLQTPCYTPYYVAPEVLGPEKYDKSCDMWSLGVIMYILLCGFPPFYSNTGQAISPGMKQRIRLGQYKFPNPEWADVSEEAKQLIYQLLKTDPNERMTIGQFVNHPWISQQSMIVPPTPLHTSRVLTEDKELWDDVKEEMTSALATMRVDYDQVKIKDLDMSNNPLLNKRRKRPTSGGEEGETGGDGQVVSNSDREVAFPEEHGKMSI encoded by the exons ATGCATCACAACCGGGGGGAAGAGCCGGTAAATCCAATTACTGCGCAGCACGGGACAGCACGCCACAGTGGCTCCACCAGCCCGGGGAGCAGCCTGGTCAGTGGCCTCACCGGGCTCCAGCCCCCTCCTTACCCTTACCTCGAGTTTAAGAGAAATGCAGTGACAGATGACTATAAAATCACCGCGCAGGTTCTCGGCTTGGGAATCAATGGCAAAGTGCTGGAGTGTTATTGcaagaaaacaggagagaagTGTGCCCTcaag ATCCTGTACGATACCCCTAAAGCCAGACGGGAGGTAGAGCTGCACTTACGAGTTTCTGGAGGTCCCCACATCGTTCGAATCCTCAGTCTGTATGAGAATATGCACCAGGGGAAGAAATGTCTCCTCATTATTATGGAGTG TATGGAGGGAGGGGAGCTGTTCAGTCACATCCAGGCCAGGGGGGATGAGGCCTTCACCGAGAGAG AGGCGTCAGAGATCATGCATGACATTGGCACAGCCATAGAGTACCTGCACCACATGGACATCGCTCACAGGGATGTAAAG CCTGAAAACCTGCTTTACACCACCAAAGAAAGTAACGCTACACTAAAACTGACCGACTTTGGCTTTGCTAAGGAGACAACTCTATACAACTCCCTGCAGACTCCCTGTTACACTCCATATTATGTCG CTCCAGAGGTGCTTGGGCCAGAGAAATATGACAAGTCATGTGACATGTGGTCTCTGGGCGTAATCATGTACATTCT tcTGTGTGGGTTTCCTCCGTTctactcaaacacaggtcaggCCATCTCTCCAGGCATGAAGCAGAGGATCAGGCTGGGCCAGTACAAGTTCCCAAACCCCGAGTGGGCTGATGTCTCCGAGGAAG CGAAACAGCTCATCTATCAGCTGCTGAAGACCGACCCCAATGAGAGGATGACCATTGGACAGTTTGTGAACCATCCCTGGATCAGT CAGCAGTCTATGATAGTCCCTCCGACGCCCCTGCACACTTCTCGAGTTTTGACCGAAGACAAGGAGCTGTGGGATGACGTAAAG GAGGAAATGACTAGTGCCCTGGCCACCATGCGAGTTGACTACGACCAGGTGAAGATCAAAGACCTGGACATGTCCAACAATCCTCTTCTcaacaagaggagaaagaggccCACGTCGGGAGGGGAagaaggagagacaggaggagacggacaagTGGTGTCTAATAGTGACAGAGAGGTTGCATTTCCTGAAGAGCATGGGAAAATGAGCATTTGA